CCTGAACCAGCGGCGTCGGATCTGCCAGCATCAGCGTCCACCACATATCCATCATAGGAACCATTGCTTGCCGCAGATCGTCCGCGCTGATCGGGTCGATCAAATCACGAATAGGCGGCCCGGCCAGCCAGATGCCATGCTCCCGCAAGATATAGCGCTGCACGACCCAATCCGTATGAAACGTGACGATTTTCAAGGTTGTCTCGTCGCGGTCGATGTGTGGATGGGTCCGCTCGCTGTAACGGCGCAATTCCGCAACTGACATATAAGCGCCTTCAAGCTGGTTCGCCCATTTTGATGCCCCTTGCCCGATTGCATGATGCATCTCTCGCAGGGCGGCGAACTGCGTATCGGTGACTTCCTGGCGCGTTGCCACCAGGAAGTCGATATCGCTGCTATTCGGGTCAAAGGTGCCCGTCGCCAGGGAGCCATACAAGTACATGCCGACGAAATCCGCACCCAGGATGGCCTGCACACGCGCCAGCAAATCACCCAGGATAGCGTTCACCTCTGTATAGGGGGTTGGCTGCATCACCACCTCGTTTATTCCGGCTTGGTAGCAATAATGCTGAACATCAGCGCCATTTTGACCATCTCCTCAGGCAGGTAGAATTTACGCCCTTCGGAACGCATCTGTGGGAAGCGCTGCCACCCATTGATATAGTCGTACTCTTTGAACTGCGTCAATTGCAAGCCAGCATCCAACAGCGCCGAGATAATATCCGCCATACCCCAGCAAAATTCATAAGCCACATGCGTATTTTTGAAGGCACCTTCGTAGTCATCGCCGACATAATCGCCAACGCCGCCCGTTTCGATGATTTTGCCGCCCATATAATCGTATTGCAGCGACCAGTCAATTTCATACATGCCCATCAACGGATGAAATTCAATGATGACGAAACGGCCACCGGGCTTGAGCACTCTGGCGATGCCTGCTGCCCAGGCCTTAATATCCGCAATCCACACGAGCGTTCCATAAGACGTGTAAACCACATCGAAGGCGGCTTCATTTTGTTGGAACCAGTCGAAAATATCGCTGCGGACGAATGTGGCCGGGGTGTTGGTGGCCGCCGCCAGCTTACGCGCGGATTCAATCGCATAGTCGCTAATGTCGATACCCGTCACATCGCCACCCAGGTATTTAGCAATGCTGACCGTATCCTGGCCGTCGTTGCATTGTAAATGCGCGACTTTCTTCCCGGTCAGGTCGCCCAACAGCGCCATATCATCCTCATGAAGATTGTTATAGCCCGCTTGATAGCGCTCAATCAGGTCTGGCTTATGGGAATGGTGCTGCTGAGTCGCCGTATTCCAGGATAGACGGTTACTCTCATGATAATCATTTGGCATTTTTAGCTTTCCTTACAGCAAAGAACGTAGCAAAAGACCCTTTTAAAACCATTATAGACATTCATGACCTCTTTTTGCTACTGTGATTTAGTGACAAAAGCACGAGGCGAACAAAATATATGCTGAGGAGCCTTTTACCCTATTTGCTGATGCGCATCTCGTCAGGTTATGCTTGACTTGGATAACCAACATCCACAATAAAAAATCCTAAGATATTGAGCCTGAGGCGCATATGTCCGTCACGGAAACCCTGGAAGCAGCCATCAGTCAGTGGGACGATGTCGTCGTCGCAGAACATCGCTTCGGCGGGGTAGAGTTCCAACTGAACAACGTTGAAATCGGCCACGTCCACAACAGCGGCCTGGTCGATATTCCCTTCACCCGCCCTATCCGCGAAGCACTGGTGCAATCGGGCCTGGCAGAATTGCATCACATCTTGCCAGAAACAGGCTGGATCAGCTATTACGTCGGGCGTACGGGGACTGTCGAAGGTGCGATTGACCTGATGCGGCTGTCGTATCTCCAAAAACGCAGCCGCCGCGATAAAGACGCCGCGGCCGAAGCCATCGAAACACTGCCATTTGAAGAAGCTGTGCTGAATGCGGCTTTCCCCAAGCGCTAGCAAATAGAAGCTATCTGCTAGCATCGGCATGGTCTGCTTATGGAGACTTTAAAGCACTATAAAGCCTGTAAACAGACGATACTCGGCATTTTCCCGGCAGCGATACGCTTCAATGAGTGCGATTAGCAAGGCATCACCACCAAAAGCCTCTATATGCTCACCAACCCCCTAATATGAATGTGATCGCGCGATGATATTCAAACAGATAGACAACAGATATGTCAAAGGGGAACCGTGTGAACGCACAAAAGAATGTACAGCAACCAGATCAGAAGCCTACCAGCACCACCCAAGCCCGCCTGCATGATGGCAGCATCATCCCGATTGAAATCTACGGCGATGGACCACAAGCCCTGCTCTTACCCGTCAACCCAACGCCAATCGAAGGCGTAGCCGCCGAAACCATGCGGCAATATGGCGCTGACCCGGCCCTGGGGCAAACGCTCATCCATGGCGTGCGCGACCTGGTACGCGTTATCGCCTTTGATTATGAGGGCTTTATCCGGCAGCATCCCAAACCGGAGACTCTGACGCCGGAGAACGTCGCGGCTGATTTCCTGAGTGTGGCGGATGCCGCCAAGGCCAATCACTTTGCCTACTATGGCTATTCCTGGCTGGGGATGGTGGGCATCCAATTCGCTTTACGTACAAATAGACTGTCTACCCTGGTGATTGGCGGTTACCCGCCTATAGACGGACCCTATCAGGAGATGCTCGCCGTCACGACAATCGCCTACGAAATGGCGGAAAGCACGCCCTCACCTGATGACGAATGGTCAACAGCGGGCCTCTCAAAAGCAGAGACAAAGCAATATGTGACGCTGTACAAGGCCTTGCAGGGCTTCGACGACGAAGCCGCGCAGACCGAACTCACATGCAACCGTATTTGCTTTGTAGGGTCTGCGGATGAAATTGATTACACCGAACACTGGGGCAATATACACGTCGGCCTTGCAAATCCCATGATAGAACGGCGGCAAGCCTTAGAAGAATGGGGTTGGCAGGTTCACATTCTGGATGGGCTGGATCATATGCAGGCGATGCAGGCAAAGCACGTTGTGCCTATCTTGCGCTCAGCATTGGCTGACCTGTAAGCGAATCACAGCACAGGGCGGCATGGACGTGTCGCCCTTATACGATGAGGCTTGCCCGGTGCCCCAAAAGCCAGTAGGCTTTGAGCGTATTATCCATTGCGAAACGATGGGCCGCATGAAGCTAAGCGATTTTTTGCGCTTTGAATATGTCATTTATCCGCTATGGCGGCGAGACGTACCGCCCTGGGCGCGTTCTCTGGCGGAATGGGCATTGGGGCGGACCTTGCCGGCTTATATTGACCGCCATCCACCGCAGTATCCCGCAGAGATAGCGCGCTATCTGGCCGATGAGGGGATCATCCCAGGCGGGGACCCCAATGACATTATGACCTTGCTCAACAATGCGCCGTCCCCCGCCACAGCCGATCTCAGCGCACGCGCACCAGCCCACGATGGCAGCCCGGTACGCATTCCCGCCCAATGGGAGCATACCGAGCGCGTTCTCATGAGCTGGGGCACAATCTACCCGCCGCTCTGGCCCATGCATGCCCAGATGGCAGAAGCCATCAGCCAGGTTGCGGAAGTCGAAATTTTGGTGACGAGCGAATTGTGGGCACGTGCCATCTGGGCCTATCTCCAACAGCGCGGGCAGGCCAATATGGCCCATATCACGCCGCTCATCCTCCCTACCAACGACATCTGGATACGCGATTATGGCCCCATCATGGGCGAAGCTGCCGACGGGCACAAAGTCGCTCTCAATCCGGTCTATGCCGTATTGCCACAATATCCGCAGTCTTTAGATGATGGCATGGTCACAGCCTGGACGGCCTACCACGGCATCCCTGTGCAGCCGCTGGCGCTGCATACCGAAGGCGGCAATCTATGGTCTGACGGGCAGGGCACGCTCATCATGTCTGAGCAGATTTTTTACAGCAACCGCAGCTACAATCGCCGCACGCTGGAAGCCTACCTGCATACCGTCATCGACTATGACAAGCTCATCATCACACCGCGCCTGACGCTGGAAGAAACGGGCCATGTCGATCTACTCGTGAAGCTGGCAAAGGCCGCTACCGTCTTCGTCAGCGCCAACACATCCGCGACCACCTATCAGGCTCTCAATAAGGTGAAGCGCCTCTTCGAACGAGAAACCAACGCCCAGGGCATGCCGTATCAGGTCATCGAACTACCGACACCGCCGCTTTATCTCAACTGGGTGACGTACACCATCCGCCGCGCTTATACCAACGCGCTCACTGTGAATGGCCGTGTCCTGGTGCCCGTCTATGGCATCCCTGAAGATGACATCGCCCTGCGCACCTATGAAGCCGCCATGCCCGGCTTTGAGATCATCCCGATTGAAAGCGCAGTCGGCATTAACGGGGGCGGCGCGGTCCACTGCATGACCAAAGAAGTACCCGGATAAACCTGCGCAAGCTATACAGGTTGCATACTTGTCATGAACTTATGACCTGTGGCATGTTCCCCTTTCGCGCAAATCGCATACAATAGGGACATGCGAATCGTCAGATTATTTTCAACGTGGATGGCGCTGCTGACCTGTACGGTGCTGGCGGCCTGTAATATGCTCACGACATCGGAGCAGCAGGCGACGTCTGCCCCTACCAGCTCGCCAACGCTTGAGGTCTCCCCTGTGATGCCTGCCGATACCCTGTTACCGGATACAACATCGGATAATGGCACGCCATCTGCACCCGATGGCGATACCACGGCCCAGGCTATGGCCCCGACAGAAACGCCGGAGTTCATGCCAACGACGCCAACGCCCATGTGTAGCGGGGCACCTGTGCAGAAGTTGATTGTGCAGGAACGTGGGATGGTCACGGAAAACGGCCAGGAACTCAACATCCGCCCGGACGCAGGTATTTCTGATGATAATGAGCCCTTGGGTAAGCTGATGCCTGGGGATATTTTCCTGGTGTTGGAAGGGCCTGTCTGTGCAAACCGGTATGCATGGTTCCGGGTGCGCAGCAGCCGCTTCGAAGGATGGATCGCAGAAGGTGACACACAGGAATACTATGTCGCCCCCTATCTACCGGGTTAAATCAGATGTCTGATAACAGATCGTTGACACAAGACGGACTCAATGTAGAATAAAAGGAACCACGGGGCAGTGGTGGAATGGCAGACACGAAAGTCTTAAAAACTTTTGCCTTCGGGCGTGTGGGTTCGAATCCCACCTGCCTCACAACAACCAAACGTC
The Phototrophicus methaneseepsis DNA segment above includes these coding regions:
- a CDS encoding agmatine deiminase family protein; the protein is MSPLYDEACPVPQKPVGFERIIHCETMGRMKLSDFLRFEYVIYPLWRRDVPPWARSLAEWALGRTLPAYIDRHPPQYPAEIARYLADEGIIPGGDPNDIMTLLNNAPSPATADLSARAPAHDGSPVRIPAQWEHTERVLMSWGTIYPPLWPMHAQMAEAISQVAEVEILVTSELWARAIWAYLQQRGQANMAHITPLILPTNDIWIRDYGPIMGEAADGHKVALNPVYAVLPQYPQSLDDGMVTAWTAYHGIPVQPLALHTEGGNLWSDGQGTLIMSEQIFYSNRSYNRRTLEAYLHTVIDYDKLIITPRLTLEETGHVDLLVKLAKAATVFVSANTSATTYQALNKVKRLFERETNAQGMPYQVIELPTPPLYLNWVTYTIRRAYTNALTVNGRVLVPVYGIPEDDIALRTYEAAMPGFEIIPIESAVGINGGGAVHCMTKEVPG
- a CDS encoding class I SAM-dependent methyltransferase, translating into MPNDYHESNRLSWNTATQQHHSHKPDLIERYQAGYNNLHEDDMALLGDLTGKKVAHLQCNDGQDTVSIAKYLGGDVTGIDISDYAIESARKLAAATNTPATFVRSDIFDWFQQNEAAFDVVYTSYGTLVWIADIKAWAAGIARVLKPGGRFVIIEFHPLMGMYEIDWSLQYDYMGGKIIETGGVGDYVGDDYEGAFKNTHVAYEFCWGMADIISALLDAGLQLTQFKEYDYINGWQRFPQMRSEGRKFYLPEEMVKMALMFSIIATKPE
- a CDS encoding aminoglycoside adenylyltransferase domain-containing protein; translated protein: MQPTPYTEVNAILGDLLARVQAILGADFVGMYLYGSLATGTFDPNSSDIDFLVATRQEVTDTQFAALREMHHAIGQGASKWANQLEGAYMSVAELRRYSERTHPHIDRDETTLKIVTFHTDWVVQRYILREHGIWLAGPPIRDLIDPISADDLRQAMVPMMDMWWTLMLADPTPLVQGGPGYQTYGVLTMCRVLYTFETGAVVPKGVAAQWAMHTLDEPYSQWAQLANENRNGTPEIGIPQVQAMIQLAIHKRDAFVTQNQA
- a CDS encoding luciferase family protein gives rise to the protein MSVTETLEAAISQWDDVVVAEHRFGGVEFQLNNVEIGHVHNSGLVDIPFTRPIREALVQSGLAELHHILPETGWISYYVGRTGTVEGAIDLMRLSYLQKRSRRDKDAAAEAIETLPFEEAVLNAAFPKR
- a CDS encoding alpha/beta fold hydrolase, producing MNAQKNVQQPDQKPTSTTQARLHDGSIIPIEIYGDGPQALLLPVNPTPIEGVAAETMRQYGADPALGQTLIHGVRDLVRVIAFDYEGFIRQHPKPETLTPENVAADFLSVADAAKANHFAYYGYSWLGMVGIQFALRTNRLSTLVIGGYPPIDGPYQEMLAVTTIAYEMAESTPSPDDEWSTAGLSKAETKQYVTLYKALQGFDDEAAQTELTCNRICFVGSADEIDYTEHWGNIHVGLANPMIERRQALEEWGWQVHILDGLDHMQAMQAKHVVPILRSALADL